One genomic region from Marinomonas maritima encodes:
- a CDS encoding nucleoside/nucleotide kinase family protein, whose amino-acid sequence MTYLQANDFFAHSSSVKNALLKIRTALDKPERTLIGLTGGPGSGKSTLADYLMSHFSDQPNAQVVCLSMDGFHLSKAQLQALPNAKEALERRGAPWTFDSTAFIERVEKIKRSHRKESVLWPSFDHSVGDPIEDDLTINKGANVILVEGLYLLHQQDGWQASKDLFDEHWFLDIPLDIAIERLAQRHMKAWGFSHEQAMQRINQSDGLNAELVARYRNQADWLIKV is encoded by the coding sequence ATGACGTATTTACAAGCCAATGATTTTTTCGCTCACTCTTCCAGTGTAAAGAACGCTTTATTAAAAATCCGAACCGCTCTAGACAAACCGGAGCGCACACTTATTGGCTTAACAGGCGGGCCAGGTTCAGGGAAAAGCACGTTAGCCGACTATTTAATGTCTCATTTTTCAGATCAACCAAACGCACAGGTTGTTTGTCTTTCAATGGACGGATTTCATCTTTCAAAAGCCCAACTTCAGGCACTACCTAATGCAAAAGAAGCGTTGGAAAGGCGAGGGGCGCCATGGACATTTGATAGCACTGCCTTTATTGAGCGCGTTGAAAAAATTAAGCGGAGCCATCGAAAAGAAAGTGTTTTGTGGCCGAGCTTTGATCATTCAGTAGGTGATCCAATTGAAGACGACCTGACGATCAACAAAGGCGCTAACGTCATATTAGTGGAAGGCTTGTACTTGTTGCATCAGCAAGACGGCTGGCAAGCGTCTAAAGACTTGTTTGATGAGCATTGGTTCTTAGACATTCCTTTGGACATTGCCATTGAACGTTTAGCGCAACGTCACATGAAGGCTTGGGGGTTCAGTCACGAACAAGCCATGCAGAGAATTAATCAGAGCGACGGGCTGAATGCCGAGCTGGTCGCACGCTATAGAAATCAGGCCGATTGGCTAATAAAAGTCTAA
- a CDS encoding CTP synthase translates to MATRYIFVTGGVVSSLGKGLAAASLAAILESRGLKVTMLKLDPYINVDPGTMSPFQHGEVYVTEDGAETDLDLGHYERFISTKMGKRNNFTSGRVYQHVLKKERRGEYLGGTVQVIPHITDEIKRRVISGAEGADVALVEIGGTVGDIESQPFLEAIRQLKVELGPRRALFMHLTLVPYIRTAGETKTKPTQHSVKELRSIGIQPDILICRSEVSIEAPERKKIALFTSVEERAVISLPDADTIYRIPQMLNDQGLDSLIVEYFNLDCDMPNLDIWNKVTQAKLNPEKQVNIAMVGKYMELLDAYKSLIEAMDHAGIHARTKVKLHYIDSESIEEKGTECLKGMDAILVPGGFGERGVEGKILTAQYARENKVPYLGICLGMQVAVIEFARNVANLAGAHSTEFNLKAENPVVGLITEWTNAEGSKEIRSEESDLGGTMRLGAQNCNLTEGTKAFDAYGKAVIKERHRHRYEVNNFYVAGLEKAGLTISGRSEDNSLVEMVEIAEHPWFVACQFHPEFTSTPRYGHGLFSAFVHAALKYAGKEK, encoded by the coding sequence ATGGCGACACGATATATTTTCGTTACAGGCGGTGTAGTTTCATCTCTTGGTAAAGGTTTGGCAGCGGCATCTTTGGCGGCCATCCTTGAATCTCGTGGTCTAAAAGTCACCATGCTAAAGCTGGATCCCTACATCAATGTGGATCCTGGCACTATGAGTCCTTTCCAGCACGGCGAAGTGTATGTCACAGAAGACGGCGCCGAAACTGATCTAGATCTTGGCCATTACGAACGTTTTATTTCTACTAAAATGGGCAAGCGTAATAATTTCACCAGTGGTCGTGTTTATCAACATGTTCTTAAAAAAGAACGTCGTGGTGAGTACCTTGGTGGAACCGTTCAGGTTATTCCTCACATTACAGATGAAATCAAACGACGTGTTATTTCTGGTGCTGAAGGCGCAGACGTTGCGTTAGTTGAAATTGGCGGTACTGTTGGTGATATCGAATCACAACCTTTCTTAGAAGCTATTCGTCAATTAAAAGTAGAATTGGGTCCACGTCGAGCATTGTTCATGCATTTGACACTGGTTCCTTATATTCGAACTGCTGGCGAAACCAAAACCAAGCCTACTCAGCATTCCGTCAAAGAGCTTCGCTCTATTGGTATTCAACCTGACATTCTTATTTGTCGTTCTGAAGTGTCTATTGAAGCACCAGAACGTAAGAAAATTGCGTTGTTTACTAGCGTTGAAGAACGTGCGGTTATTTCTCTTCCAGATGCTGATACCATTTACCGTATTCCTCAAATGCTGAATGACCAAGGCTTAGATAGCTTGATTGTTGAATATTTTAATCTAGATTGCGATATGCCAAATCTGGATATTTGGAACAAAGTTACTCAAGCGAAACTGAATCCAGAGAAGCAAGTCAATATCGCCATGGTAGGAAAATACATGGAGTTGTTGGATGCTTATAAATCTTTGATTGAAGCCATGGATCATGCTGGCATTCATGCTCGTACGAAAGTTAAACTTCACTACATTGATTCTGAAAGCATCGAAGAAAAAGGCACAGAGTGCCTAAAAGGAATGGACGCGATTCTTGTTCCTGGTGGTTTTGGTGAGCGTGGTGTAGAAGGTAAAATATTGACAGCTCAGTATGCTCGTGAAAACAAAGTGCCTTATTTAGGTATTTGTTTGGGTATGCAAGTAGCGGTTATCGAATTTGCTCGTAATGTGGCAAATTTAGCCGGTGCTCACAGCACCGAGTTTAATTTAAAAGCAGAGAACCCAGTCGTTGGTCTGATTACAGAATGGACGAATGCAGAGGGTTCCAAAGAAATCCGGTCAGAGGAATCCGATCTAGGCGGCACGATGCGTCTTGGTGCGCAGAACTGTAATCTTACTGAAGGCACAAAAGCCTTTGATGCTTACGGTAAAGCAGTGATTAAAGAGCGCCATCGTCATCGTTATGAAGTGAATAACTTTTATGTAGCTGGGTTAGAGAAAGCAGGTCTGACGATTTCAGGTCGTTCAGAAGACAACTCTTTGGTTGAGATGGTAGAAATTGCAGAACATCCTTGGTTTGTCGCTTGTCAGTTCCACCCAGAATTCACTTCAACGCCTAGATATGGACACGGCCTGTTCAGTGCCTTTGTACATGCGGCATTGAAATATGCAGGAAAAGAAAAATAA
- the eno gene encoding phosphopyruvate hydratase, which translates to MSQIVDIKAREVLDSRGNPTVEADVILADGSVGSACAPSGASTGSREALELRDGDKSRYLGKGVLKAVAAVNGPIRDALIGKDALAQAELDQAMIDLDGTENKSTFGANAILAVSLAAAKAAAISKKVPLYAHIADINGTPGVYSMPVPMMNIINGGEHADNNVDIQEFMIQPVGAPNFREALRYGAEIFHALKKVLSDRGLSTAVGDEGGFAPNLSSNAEALAVIKEAVGVAGYELGKDITLAMDCAASEFYDKEENIYNLKGEGKKFTSEEFNFFLQDLTKQYPIVSIEDGLDESDWDGFAHQTKLMGDKIQLVGDDLFVTNTKILKRGIDNGIANSILIKFNQIGSLTETLAAIKMAKDAGFTVVISHRSGETEDATIADLAVGTAAGQIKTGSLCRSDRVAKYNQLLRIEEQLGGKAPYKGLSEIKGQA; encoded by the coding sequence ATGAGTCAAATCGTTGATATCAAAGCCAGAGAAGTTTTAGATTCTCGTGGTAATCCTACCGTTGAAGCTGATGTTATTTTAGCAGACGGCTCCGTAGGTTCAGCGTGTGCACCGTCTGGTGCCTCTACCGGTTCTCGTGAAGCTTTGGAATTACGTGATGGCGACAAAAGCCGTTACTTAGGAAAAGGTGTATTAAAAGCGGTTGCCGCGGTAAACGGTCCAATCCGTGATGCTTTGATCGGCAAAGATGCGCTTGCTCAAGCCGAACTTGATCAAGCCATGATTGATCTTGATGGTACTGAAAATAAATCCACTTTTGGTGCGAATGCTATTTTGGCGGTTTCTTTGGCAGCTGCGAAAGCGGCAGCGATTTCTAAGAAAGTCCCATTGTATGCTCACATTGCAGACATTAATGGAACGCCAGGTGTTTATTCTATGCCTGTGCCAATGATGAACATCATCAATGGTGGTGAGCACGCAGACAACAACGTTGATATCCAAGAATTTATGATTCAGCCTGTTGGCGCGCCAAACTTTCGTGAAGCATTGCGTTACGGCGCTGAAATCTTTCATGCGCTGAAAAAAGTATTGAGCGATCGTGGTCTAAGCACAGCCGTTGGTGATGAAGGTGGTTTCGCGCCAAACCTTTCTTCTAATGCGGAAGCATTGGCTGTTATCAAAGAAGCGGTGGGCGTTGCTGGTTATGAGCTTGGTAAAGACATCACTTTAGCAATGGATTGTGCTGCGTCTGAGTTTTATGACAAAGAAGAAAATATTTATAATCTTAAGGGTGAAGGAAAAAAATTCACTTCTGAAGAATTTAATTTTTTCTTACAAGACCTTACTAAACAGTATCCAATTGTTTCTATCGAAGATGGTCTTGACGAATCTGACTGGGATGGTTTTGCGCATCAAACTAAACTAATGGGTGATAAAATCCAATTAGTAGGTGATGATCTGTTTGTAACAAACACTAAGATTCTAAAGCGTGGTATCGACAACGGTATTGCCAACTCAATCTTAATTAAGTTTAACCAAATCGGTAGTTTAACAGAGACGTTAGCAGCCATAAAAATGGCTAAAGACGCTGGTTTCACGGTTGTTATTTCTCATCGTTCTGGTGAAACAGAAGATGCAACAATAGCAGATTTGGCCGTTGGTACAGCCGCAGGTCAAATTAAGACTGGCTCACTATGCCGTTCTGATCGTGTTGCTAAGTACAACCAATTATTGCGAATTGAAGAGCAACTTGGTGGTAAAGCGCCTTATAAAGGTCTTTCTGAGATCAAAGGTCAGGCGTAA
- a CDS encoding septum formation initiator family protein — MARLLLVFFVCAIGYQSYHLYFGEQGVKRQEELAKQIAYQERINLRLKHRNQALRAQVHDLRLGEEAVEEHVRSELQYIKDGEVFYRMVNKK, encoded by the coding sequence ATGGCGCGTTTGTTACTTGTCTTTTTTGTCTGTGCCATTGGCTATCAATCTTACCATTTGTATTTTGGTGAGCAGGGCGTTAAGCGGCAAGAAGAGTTAGCAAAGCAAATTGCCTATCAAGAGCGTATTAACTTACGTCTGAAACATCGAAATCAAGCGCTTAGAGCACAAGTCCATGATCTGCGCCTTGGAGAAGAGGCGGTAGAAGAGCATGTTCGCAGTGAACTTCAATATATAAAAGATGGAGAAGTCTTTTATCGTATGGTGAATAAAAAGTGA
- the ispD gene encoding 2-C-methyl-D-erythritol 4-phosphate cytidylyltransferase — MPPLWVIIPAAGVGQRMQANCPKQYLLLAGQTILDRTINIFMSHPRIAGVIVGISAGDAYWSDSKWHNHDFVHTFVGGSERSDTVQKGLRYMMDVTGIHQQDVLVHDAARPLLTYAALDRIIDHSSSQGAILAMPVKDTVKLQLSGQASVETTLDRSAIWLAQTPQKFPSQALLNALRKAQTEGVSVTDECSAMEFVGWHPDLVVGESSNIKVTLPEDLQIAEALFSYLSITNLSNFNTECSP; from the coding sequence ATGCCACCATTGTGGGTTATCATCCCCGCCGCCGGCGTAGGTCAGCGTATGCAGGCCAACTGCCCGAAACAATATTTATTACTTGCTGGTCAAACCATTCTAGATCGCACTATCAATATTTTTATGTCGCACCCTCGTATTGCTGGCGTGATTGTTGGTATTAGCGCTGGTGATGCTTATTGGTCAGACTCTAAATGGCATAATCATGATTTTGTGCACACGTTTGTGGGTGGAAGTGAGCGTAGCGATACTGTGCAAAAAGGCTTGCGTTACATGATGGATGTCACGGGTATCCACCAGCAAGACGTCTTGGTTCACGATGCGGCGCGACCTTTGTTAACGTATGCGGCACTAGATCGAATTATTGATCATTCCTCCAGTCAGGGGGCGATTTTGGCTATGCCAGTTAAAGACACCGTGAAGCTTCAACTTTCCGGTCAAGCGTCGGTTGAAACAACGCTTGACCGGAGTGCTATTTGGTTGGCTCAGACGCCACAGAAATTTCCTTCCCAAGCGCTCTTAAATGCCTTAAGAAAAGCGCAGACTGAAGGCGTGTCAGTAACCGATGAGTGCTCTGCGATGGAGTTTGTTGGTTGGCATCCAGATCTTGTAGTGGGAGAAAGTAGTAATATCAAAGTGACATTACCTGAAGATCTGCAGATTGCAGAGGCGCTTTTTTCTTACCTTTCAATAACAAATCTTTCAAATTTTAATACAGAGTGCAGTCCATAG
- the ispF gene encoding 2-C-methyl-D-erythritol 2,4-cyclodiphosphate synthase — MMPFRIGHGFDVHKFGEGDHIVLGGVSIPYSQGLIAHSDGDVALHALTDALLGAAALGDIGKHFPDTDADFAGADSRLLLKRAYQKIQSLGFSVGNVDITIIAEAPKMRPYIDVMRANIAADLAVSIDAINVKATTTEKLGFTGRKEGIAVEAVALIFKQAHFNQGNV; from the coding sequence ATGATGCCGTTTCGTATTGGCCATGGTTTTGATGTTCATAAATTTGGTGAAGGTGATCACATTGTATTGGGCGGTGTGTCTATTCCCTACTCTCAAGGGCTGATTGCCCATTCCGATGGTGATGTCGCTCTACATGCATTGACAGATGCCTTGTTAGGCGCAGCAGCGCTTGGCGACATAGGTAAGCATTTTCCAGATACTGATGCTGATTTTGCTGGCGCTGACAGTCGTCTTTTATTGAAACGCGCTTATCAAAAAATACAGTCGCTTGGCTTTTCGGTTGGCAATGTCGATATTACGATTATTGCGGAGGCACCAAAAATGCGCCCTTATATTGATGTCATGCGTGCGAATATAGCGGCAGATTTAGCGGTGAGTATCGATGCTATCAATGTGAAGGCAACGACAACAGAAAAGCTGGGTTTTACGGGTCGTAAAGAAGGTATTGCGGTTGAGGCCGTCGCGCTTATTTTTAAACAGGCTCATTTTAATCAAGGTAATGTATGA
- the truD gene encoding tRNA pseudouridine(13) synthase TruD: MNTEWRYAWSKPTVTGDLKTHIQDFYVEEQLGFEPDDKGEFCYVFIEKQGVNTDFLAKRLAEITGIAPNKVTYSGVKDRHACTRQWFCLHVLNQEADFSTLQDAFKEPESVRVIAQLRHSKKLRTGAHLSNRFVIRLREVVGDLDELEGRLNLIKQGGVPNYYGPQRFGINGNNLHHGKGFVLKGRQSRRKLPKTESFWLSAIRSWCFNEALSDQVESGMWSRLCDGDIAQFQHKHEQFRVKEIGALMHLNVMRGEISPVLPLISEGWEAGTGAQREAAIKSSLTQSMDLVNALIAFDLSRDSRLARLVPMNMAWELLRDNEGSAQLIVEFSLPKGCFATSVLREMIDFTDKSAEKHHESIDRQ; the protein is encoded by the coding sequence ATGAATACCGAATGGCGATATGCTTGGTCTAAGCCAACAGTCACTGGGGATTTGAAAACCCATATACAAGACTTTTATGTTGAAGAGCAGTTAGGGTTTGAGCCTGATGACAAAGGCGAATTTTGTTATGTTTTCATCGAAAAACAAGGCGTGAACACAGACTTCCTTGCGAAACGCTTGGCCGAAATAACAGGTATTGCACCCAATAAAGTGACTTACAGCGGTGTCAAAGATCGACATGCTTGTACTCGCCAATGGTTTTGTTTGCATGTTTTGAATCAAGAGGCGGATTTTTCGACGCTTCAGGACGCTTTTAAAGAGCCTGAAAGTGTTCGTGTGATTGCGCAACTGCGCCATTCTAAAAAACTGCGCACGGGAGCGCATTTGTCGAACCGCTTTGTTATTCGTTTACGTGAAGTGGTTGGTGATTTAGATGAGCTTGAAGGACGTTTGAACCTGATTAAACAAGGTGGCGTGCCTAATTATTATGGTCCGCAACGTTTCGGCATAAACGGTAATAATTTGCACCACGGCAAGGGGTTTGTTCTGAAAGGGCGGCAAAGTCGCCGTAAATTGCCGAAGACAGAATCCTTTTGGTTATCGGCTATTCGCTCTTGGTGTTTTAATGAAGCATTAAGCGATCAAGTTGAAAGTGGCATGTGGTCACGTCTATGTGATGGTGATATTGCTCAGTTTCAGCATAAACATGAACAGTTTCGAGTCAAAGAAATTGGTGCGTTGATGCATCTTAATGTGATGCGTGGTGAGATAAGCCCCGTATTGCCACTCATCAGTGAGGGTTGGGAGGCTGGCACGGGGGCCCAACGTGAAGCGGCTATTAAAAGTTCTCTAACGCAAAGTATGGATTTGGTCAATGCACTTATCGCGTTTGATCTTTCAAGGGACAGCCGCTTAGCGCGTCTTGTGCCGATGAATATGGCGTGGGAATTGCTAAGAGATAATGAAGGGAGTGCGCAGTTGATCGTGGAATTCTCGTTACCAAAAGGGTGTTTTGCGACCAGCGTTTTGCGCGAAATGATCGATTTTACAGATAAGTCAGCAGAGAAACATCATGAGAGTATTGATCGCCAATGA
- the surE gene encoding 5'/3'-nucleotidase SurE, which produces MRVLIANDDGIDAVGIQILAQRLQQEYDILVVAPDRNRSGASNSLTLTRPVQPIMVEKNRYRVDGTPTDCVNLALSGMIDGDVDLVISGINHGANLGDDVIYSGTVAAAMEARHLGRPALAVSLVGHKYFETAAEVVVRLMKDSHTLALPAGILLNINVPDVPYSELKGIQVTRLGYRHKAQAPVSAKHPRGLPSFWIGALSEPHDASEGTDFCAVENGYVSITPIHTDMTCYEAKLPLEKWTDTVTL; this is translated from the coding sequence ATGAGAGTATTGATCGCCAATGATGATGGGATTGACGCGGTTGGTATACAAATACTTGCTCAACGTTTACAGCAAGAGTATGACATTTTAGTCGTAGCGCCGGATCGTAATCGTAGTGGTGCGAGTAACTCTTTGACTTTGACTCGTCCAGTACAGCCTATTATGGTTGAAAAAAATAGATATCGAGTCGATGGTACACCGACGGATTGTGTTAATTTGGCGTTGTCAGGAATGATTGATGGTGATGTGGACTTGGTGATTTCGGGCATTAATCATGGAGCCAACTTGGGTGACGATGTGATTTACTCGGGGACTGTCGCGGCGGCGATGGAAGCTCGTCACTTAGGTCGTCCTGCGTTGGCGGTGTCCTTAGTTGGCCATAAGTATTTTGAGACGGCTGCAGAGGTCGTAGTACGGCTGATGAAGGACTCTCATACACTTGCCTTGCCTGCTGGTATTTTATTGAATATCAATGTACCAGACGTTCCTTATAGTGAATTAAAAGGCATTCAGGTTACGCGTCTTGGTTATCGTCATAAGGCGCAAGCGCCGGTCTCTGCTAAGCATCCACGAGGGTTACCCAGTTTTTGGATTGGGGCATTGTCTGAGCCACACGATGCATCAGAAGGGACTGATTTTTGTGCCGTGGAAAATGGCTATGTCTCTATTACTCCCATTCATACGGATATGACCTGCTACGAAGCAAAATTACCGCTTGAAAAATGGACTGACACTGTAACTTTATGA
- a CDS encoding protein-L-isoaspartate(D-aspartate) O-methyltransferase: MSQHDLNWLVTHTEPKASKMIHQLREQGITHEELLALMAALPRHEFVEPAFSHLAYSATPLPIGRNQTISQPLTVARMTEWLLAYSRLGRVLEIGTGSGYQTRILAHFFNKVHTVERQQSLHLQAKHRLFSMGVNNVECLFGDGQAGWPNKVEMDAVIITAMASKIPLALTHCLKEQGILIMPIDHPSPQIGCWRKEGDRWKCLGTEAASFVPLLEGIEHA; the protein is encoded by the coding sequence ATGAGCCAACATGATCTTAATTGGTTAGTCACACACACTGAACCAAAAGCCTCAAAAATGATTCATCAGCTTAGAGAGCAAGGTATTACTCACGAAGAGCTGTTGGCCTTGATGGCTGCCCTTCCTCGTCACGAGTTTGTTGAGCCGGCATTTTCGCATTTAGCGTATTCCGCTACGCCGCTCCCTATTGGTCGAAATCAGACCATCAGTCAGCCGCTTACCGTAGCAAGGATGACTGAGTGGCTTTTGGCGTATTCTCGGCTGGGGCGTGTGTTGGAAATTGGCACTGGATCAGGTTATCAAACTCGAATCTTGGCGCACTTTTTTAATAAAGTTCACACGGTTGAGCGGCAACAATCTCTGCATTTACAGGCTAAGCATCGTTTGTTCTCGATGGGCGTCAATAATGTTGAGTGCTTATTTGGTGACGGACAGGCTGGTTGGCCTAATAAAGTGGAAATGGATGCGGTTATTATTACCGCCATGGCGAGTAAAATTCCGTTAGCATTAACCCATTGCCTTAAAGAGCAAGGTATTTTAATTATGCCAATTGATCACCCTAGTCCGCAGATAGGCTGCTGGCGGAAAGAGGGCGATCGTTGGAAATGTTTAGGGACAGAAGCTGCGTCTTTTGTGCCTTTATTGGAAGGAATTGAACATGCCTAA
- a CDS encoding DUF368 domain-containing protein, translated as MPKWLKVYLSGVLMGAADVVPGVSGGTIAFILGVYDRLISALSGVNKDSLGMLVKGDVKALWRHFDGAFLLSLGAGIITSIFLIAGVITHLLAVYPIYLWSFFFGLILASAYFLIHQIVGFSWRHFGSLMVGVVLGASLSLLVPTQFNTSLVMVFFSGMIAICAMILPGISGSFLLLIMGMYGFILSAIKSFDITVILIFSAGALIGLLSFSKVLHYLLGHARSMTLSFLTGTMLGALVKVWPWKITDTWSVIGDKKLPLEEHLILPWDLPDFYWLTDFLFPSVFIFTGFLSVVLISYIFLRNSTNSNN; from the coding sequence ATGCCTAAATGGCTGAAAGTGTATTTGAGTGGCGTATTAATGGGAGCAGCAGATGTTGTCCCCGGTGTTTCTGGTGGAACGATTGCTTTTATTTTAGGCGTTTATGACCGTTTGATTAGTGCGTTAAGTGGGGTGAATAAAGACAGTTTAGGTATGTTGGTAAAAGGTGATGTAAAAGCCTTGTGGCGCCATTTTGATGGGGCTTTTTTGCTGTCATTAGGCGCTGGTATTATCACGAGTATCTTTTTGATCGCCGGAGTGATTACACATCTTTTGGCGGTTTATCCCATTTATTTGTGGAGCTTCTTTTTTGGTCTTATTTTGGCATCCGCTTATTTTTTGATTCATCAAATTGTGGGTTTTTCATGGCGTCATTTTGGAAGCCTTATGGTGGGAGTGGTACTCGGGGCAAGCCTATCATTACTTGTTCCGACCCAATTTAATACATCATTGGTGATGGTTTTTTTCTCTGGCATGATTGCTATTTGTGCGATGATATTACCAGGTATCTCAGGCAGTTTTTTATTGCTTATAATGGGCATGTACGGGTTTATTTTATCAGCGATTAAAAGTTTTGATATTACTGTTATCCTAATTTTTTCAGCCGGCGCTTTGATTGGTCTATTAAGTTTCTCTAAAGTTTTACATTATTTACTAGGCCATGCTCGATCAATGACGTTGTCATTCCTTACAGGGACTATGTTAGGGGCTTTAGTAAAGGTGTGGCCATGGAAAATTACCGATACTTGGAGTGTGATTGGTGATAAAAAACTACCACTAGAAGAGCATCTTATTCTACCTTGGGACTTACCAGATTTTTATTGGCTGACGGATTTTTTATTTCCATCGGTGTTTATTTTTACTGGTTTTTTGAGTGTGGTTCTTATTTCTTACATATTTTTACGAAACTCGACAAATAGTAATAATTAA
- a CDS encoding peptidoglycan DD-metalloendopeptidase family protein: MNPEEKIIFSSVFRNHDSLSLTWLTSLLFFLCLLLTGCSYEVLHYSAKNNRTYASNNASVSSVPSSGVHRVQSGETLFSIAFRYGLDYRELAQSNRIDAPYTIYPKQKIRLSGAKKLTSAIADNSKKTAPPIVENVKNTSSVPTAVVSTKRPTKLPKSDIISGDWAWPVDGKVSRGFSNAGVSSKGIDIKAKQGALVKAAADGTVVYAGSGLIGYGNLVIVKHNDVYLSAYAYNERILVKEKQNVRAGDSLAVIGGKGNDRPLLHFEVRRDGQPIDPLDVLPKIN; encoded by the coding sequence TTGAATCCCGAGGAAAAAATTATCTTTAGTAGTGTCTTTAGAAATCACGATTCTTTATCGCTAACTTGGTTAACAAGTCTGCTCTTTTTTTTGTGTCTTTTATTGACTGGATGCTCTTATGAAGTGCTTCATTATTCTGCAAAAAATAATCGAACTTATGCATCAAATAATGCTAGCGTTTCTTCCGTTCCATCGTCAGGTGTTCATCGTGTTCAAAGTGGTGAAACCTTGTTTTCTATCGCTTTTCGATATGGATTGGATTATAGAGAGTTGGCTCAATCTAATCGTATCGATGCACCTTATACCATCTACCCCAAACAAAAAATCCGCCTCAGTGGTGCGAAAAAATTGACTTCAGCGATTGCTGATAATTCGAAAAAAACGGCACCGCCTATTGTTGAGAATGTGAAAAATACCTCTTCAGTACCTACTGCCGTCGTTTCTACAAAAAGACCCACTAAGTTACCAAAAAGCGACATAATATCTGGTGATTGGGCTTGGCCTGTTGATGGTAAAGTTTCAAGGGGGTTTTCAAATGCTGGCGTTAGTAGTAAAGGTATAGATATAAAAGCTAAGCAAGGAGCATTGGTAAAAGCAGCTGCAGATGGAACCGTTGTTTATGCGGGCAGTGGTCTTATTGGATACGGAAACCTTGTTATAGTGAAGCATAATGATGTATATCTTAGTGCTTATGCGTACAACGAAAGAATCTTAGTTAAAGAAAAACAAAATGTTCGAGCTGGCGATTCCCTTGCTGTCATTGGTGGTAAGGGAAATGATAGACCGTTACTTCACTTTGAGGTTCGTCGTGATGGTCAGCCAATCGATCCGCTAGATGTTTTACCCAAAATAAATTAA